From the Salvelinus fontinalis isolate EN_2023a chromosome 21, ASM2944872v1, whole genome shotgun sequence genome, the window CCATGCCCCCTTTAGAGGTCACCGCAGGTAGCTCCTCCTAGCTGGACACCCCCTTTGATGCTGGATGTCAGCATTGGTGGGCAGTTGCTATGTagtcacaaaagtagtgcactatatcgggaataaggtgccatttaggacgcagcCTCCCTTTCTGGGCAGTACGGACAGATTCATGGGGTTTAGGCACCAGATTCATGGGGTTTAGACACCAGATTCATGGGGATTTGGACACCAGATTCATGGGGATTTGGACATTCAGATTCATGGGGATTTGGACACCAGATTCATGGGGATTTGGACACCAGATTCATGGGGATTTGGACATTCAGATTCATGGGGATTTGGACATTCAGATTCATGGGGATTTGGACATTCAGATTAATGGGGATGTGGACAACAGATTCATGGGGATTTGGACACCAGATTCATGGGGATTTGGACACCAGATTCATGGGGATTTGGACACCAGATTCATGGGGATTTGGACACCAGATTCATGGGGATTTGGACACCAGATTCATGGGGATTTGGACACCAGATTCATGGGGATTTGGACACCAGATTCATGGGGATTTGGACACCAGAGTCATGGGGATTTGGACACCAGAGTCATGGGGATTTGGACACCAGAGTCATGGGGATTTGGACACCAGATTCATGGGGATTTGGGCACCAGATTCATGGGGATTTGGACACCAGATTCATGGGGATTTGGACACCAGATTCATGGGGATTTGGACACCAGATTCATGGGGATTTGGACACCAGATTCATGGGGTTTGGACACCAGATTCATGGGGTTTGGCCACCAGATTCATGGGGTTTGGACACCAGATTGAAATTCATTGATATTTCCCTTTGGAAAAATGTGGGTTCCAATGAGATAAAAACAAACAGAGAATGACATCACTGGTCTATCTCTAGGTGTAAAAATAATGTAAATGGTTTAGAGAGGCAGTACTTCAGTCTAGTCTGGTCTACAatctgtttgtgccgtcttgcCAACTGTCACGACAACATGTGACAGTGACCATAGGTGTTTTTgtaatacagcacaaacagacctgggatCAGGCAACAATTTAAAATGGTTCTCTCCCAACATAATTTGCAATTAATGACACACATGACGCATTAGACCTCCGGACCTCAGATCTCAGACCTCTAGGGTTCTTCCCACATAGTCccttattccatacatagtgcactactttagaccagggctggtcccctattccttacatagtgcactagttttgaccagggaatagggtgtgcATGGCTTACTTTATACTGAGCTGTAAGATGCAACCAATTGTATAATAGGCAAGCATTTAATGGCCCACAACTCTTTATAAACAGCTacctgactgtgtgtttgtgtgtgtgtgtgtgtgtgtgtgtgtgtgtgtgtgtgtgtgtgtgtgtgtgtgtgtgtgtgtgtgtgtgtgtgtgtgtgtgtgtgtgtgtgtgtgtgtgtgtgtgtgtgtgtgtgtgaacatactGTAATGTATACCGTATGTGAGaatgtgtgtcaatgtgtgcatgcatatacactaccggtcaaaagttttagaaaacctaaaagttttttggttactacatgattccatgtgtgttatttcatagttttgatgtcttcactattattctacaatatagaaaatagtaaaaataaagaaaaaccctggaatgagaaggtgttctaaaacttttgaccggtagtgtagtacACGTGTGGCAAATCTAAACTCACCCTCTCACCACGTGGATGAGTCTCAGTGACGGGTAGGCCGTCCTCACCCTCAGTTTCCTCTTGACGATTAGCTCGTTGACGCTCTCTACgtgcctctctcctcccttcaccatGAAGGCCGGGATCCACAGAACGCTGTCGTTGAGCCCCCGCAGGCGCTCGACGAACCTCTCCGTGTCCGTGGCGTTCTTCAGGCCACCATACGCCCTCTGGATGACAGAGGGGTTCATGGTGGTGAAGTCGGACCGCAGCCCCACGTCCTCGGCGAACTCGGACAGCGGCGGCAGGTTACAGCTAAATCAACAACGAGTCATTTGAGAAAGGGTACAACCTCGAACAGCGTTACTCTTTCACAATACCAATAATCTTAAAGAGGGGGAGAATAAATATTTTTCTTTGTAAGGGCGGTCAAACTTCAGAGTCTTCACTCCTGGGTCCTGAAGAAGCTAAGTGTTAATGCTAAGTTTTGTCCCAGCCCTGCACTTACACGCTAACCTTAGATTAGTTatatcaggtgtgttagtgctgggctgaaaCAAAACCTTGTGTACACCCTGTAGCTTTCCAGGACCAGGAATGAAGAGCAATGTTCTAGAGAGGCTAGGATTGTACATACAACACCACTCAATTACTCTGCAGACAATagctttgggccctggtcaaaagtagtgcactactgttactgccctaccaagcaaaaagacAGTAACTGCTCAGAATGTGGAACTGAGAAAAAAATGCTTTTATTTACCTTGGAttcacagtaactttatgcagttactgctaacatgacccccattttctccaaaacacaatgcaatagaggcaggatacttgtccacatgattaagcatgtatttaatATAGCAAAAATGACATTAACTCATTTTAGACCAATTGAGCAGTttctgcctttttgcttggtagggcactGTCAAGGATAGGGCTCCATTTGGGACGACATCATTATGTCTGAACTGGGCTGATGGCACAATGGAAATATTGGTGGAAGGTATTTCCTTCCTCTTTACAGTGCTTTTCTCCCACAACAGGTTGTGGTATTGCATCATGAGTCAGGCTATTCAGAAGTAGCATCTTTGATCCACACTAACAGTATGTGCTTCTGGCTTTGTCTATTTAATATTCACAACAGCCATTTATGAATCATAACAATCTTCTTATCGATGTCATGTCACGCAATATGACATATGAACCTAACTGTTATAAATACTCAGGTAATTTAAATTCGTATCATCTAGTCATTTTTTATGTAAGTATCACTAAGCTGGAGGCAAACCCAAACACTAGACAAGAGAAGAGTGATGCTATTTTTCTGATTTAATTTAATGTGGCCCGCATGGGCACATAAACCCAAGAACCCCTCATTAAATGCAGACGGGGGAATAAATTGACCAAGCTTCTGGCTAAGAGCCAGTCTCCTTAAGTGATTCAATATGTGACTTCTATCCATCAGATAATGACAGCTAATATTGTCATTACCTTGAGTGTTTTCTATGAACATATCTACGTTCTGGAGGTGTTAACCACGGGCTAATGACAGCGGAGGGAAACTGTATTATGGCTTTTTTGCCCGGGCAAAAAGATCCAACCTTCTCTCATAGGCGGCAGGGTatcctattggttagagcgttgggctagtaaccgaaaggttgcaagttcaaatctccGAGCTGTCAagatacaaatctgtcgttctgctcctgaatgaggcagttaacccactcgttcctaggctgtcattgaaaataagaatttgttcttaactgacttgcctagttaaataaaggtaaaataaaaataaataaataaaataagagtGTCAGAGAATGTCTATGCGTTAAGAAGTCCTAGACCAGACATGGTAGCCTTAAAGGGATCCTATCTTATGATTCAAAATGCATCACCAGTTTGTGGAGCTTGAAACTTCAACGCTGACATACAGAATATGAACAGAAAAAAGTGTTTGAGTGAACTATCCTTTTAGAAAAGGCAGCAGCAGTACCGTATGACAAAGTCATGGCTGTCGATTTCCTTGCCACATCCGCTGTTGAGAAGCACACCGGAATTGCCCACCACCGCGCACGTTCTGAAGCGCTTGTTTTTGAGTGGAGAGACGTCCGGTAGCAGGCTGTGAAGCGTGTGGGAGACGTTGAGCGTCCGGCGTCTGTCGAGGACGTAGTGGATAGTGTCGCCTGGTTTGAAACTGCTCTTCACAACCGAAACGTCCCTCTCAGCATCCAGGAAACGCAGGACATCCTTCCTGTATGTTAGTCAGAAGAGAAGTGTACTGTAGTataaggtataatttttgtgaatgatatcataaataggactggtggagtaatgtcacacatgcagctaacacagacatatggaaatgtctgctctacccaaaattacaaccaattaattgcagcattaccacaaaaatggaagaggcaggtagaaggggataaaagtaaggaacttgtatgtcggccctatattaaagaacataaatggttaaagaaaagtgtgataaataaaaacatataccaatttaatttaaggaccaaaaaactgacagctgtgccatataaattgccaaatagttgggaagagattttcgatgtacccattccatggcacatggtttatgaattgatacgcaaaacaacgccggattcaaaacttcgaatttttctatttaaattattgtacaaaattcttgcaactaatagaatgttatatatatgggggatacaatcttcccagctctgcagattctgctgtgaggaggcagagtcattagatcatttattttggtattgtccgtatgtagctcatttttggtcacaggtccaggaatggttgaagaattgcaacatttgcgtagaactaacgctacagatagcaatactgggatatttgaaaagccatagtcaatcaatcaataatataataattattttagcaaaaatgtttattttgaatttacaatccgtggaagctatgagaataggaagattcaaatcttttgtgaagcatcacagcacagttgaaaaatatatggcaaataaaaatccgaaatggatgatgttggaagatagatgggaagggttgagtggagctgaagggtgggactaataacaagataaacaatgtagggcatacgggatctgtgaaatgtgtataggtgcggagcttttgtgaaatagcacagttacaagtggaaatcaaactggatggacaacagaaatagaggaaggactaagaacaaacaagagagaactattataaagtagactgtgtctgtaaaatgtgtataagatgtataaattgaaggtaaaaacagaaatgtttatcagtttactccaattgggggatcggtggtagggttt encodes:
- the st8sia4 gene encoding CMP-N-acetylneuraminate-poly-alpha-2,8-sialyltransferase; amino-acid sequence: MRLSRKRWTICTISILVIFYKTKEITRSEEHQEAQVTGDSELGTSRLMVNSSEKSSRSGVPSFFQHSVEGWRVNSSLVLMIRKDVLRFLDAERDVSVVKSSFKPGDTIHYVLDRRRTLNVSHTLHSLLPDVSPLKNKRFRTCAVVGNSGVLLNSGCGKEIDSHDFVIRCNLPPLSEFAEDVGLRSDFTTMNPSVIQRAYGGLKNATDTERFVERLRGLNDSVLWIPAFMVKGGERHVESVNELIVKRKLRVRTAYPSLRLIHVVRGYWLTNKINIKRPSTGLLMYTLATRFCDEIHLYGFWPFPRDANGKIVKYHYYDMLKYRYFSNAGPHRMPLEFKTLKMLHSKGALKLTTSKCES